The Stomoxys calcitrans chromosome 3, idStoCalc2.1, whole genome shotgun sequence genome includes a region encoding these proteins:
- the LOC106089511 gene encoding mucin-2-like, producing MKAIYALACLLLTLTVSSAATLSSENYARYICHTREDGFRILVPGSCSLYYECKNGQPKLGACPFFFDSENGICTHKDTGCVEGPMRYVELRPDQAIEPVAVKPMEPVPEKHIEPVAEQHIEPVSEQHIETLPEQHIEPVSEQHIETLPEQHIEPVAEQHMVPVVEQHIEPVVEQHMVPVAEQHMVPVPEQHMVPVVEQHIEPVVPEQHIEPVVEQHMVPVVEQHMVPVAVATEAPPCTATTATTTPCTATVVTTTTCSTTTCTTTTPCSTTSTTTTTTTTPCTTTTTCTTTTPCTTTTTCTTTTPCTTTTTTTTTTPCTTTKATTTSCTTTEATTTSCTTTKATTTSCTTTEATTTECTTTKATTKSTTECTTTEATTTECTTTKSTTSCTTTEATTTECTTTKATTKSTTECTTTEATTTECTTTKSTTECTTTEATTTECTTKSTTECTTTEATTTECTTKSTTECTTKSTTECTTTEATTTECTTTKSTTECTTTEATTTECTTKSTTKCTTTEATTTECTTKSTTECTTTEATTTECTTKSTTECTTKSTTECTTTEATTTECTTKSTTECTTKSTTECTTTKATTTECTTKSTTECTTTEATTTECTTKSTTKCTTTEATTTECTTKSTTECTTAKSTTECTTTKATTTECTTKSTTECTTTEATTTECTTKSTTECTTKSTTECTTTEATTTECTTKSTTECTSTKSTSTECTTSETTTDCSTTLASTTSCSSTTACTATTTKCTTTAVTPCANSANSAIGAPALLQPPQTLQSNIDMYMRFVCRDKPNNFLVASLKSCNQYYMCQNGIALPVSCGRLYFNALKGTCDLPENTGCIQSAAFRHNY from the exons ATGAAAGCAATCTACG cCTTAGCATGTCTTCTATTGACTTTAACGGTCAGTAGCGCTGCCACTCTCAGTAGTGAAAACTACGCCCGTTATATATGTCATACGCGTGAAGACGGTTTCCGTATCCTAGTACCGGGCAGCTGTTCACTGTACTATGAGTGTAAAAATGGTCAACCCAAGTTGGGGGCATGTCCCTTCTTTTTCGATTCCGAAAATGGAATCTGTACGCACAAGGACACGGGATGTGTTGAGGGGCCAATGCGATATGTAGAACTAAGGCCAGACCAAGCTATTGAACCAGTGGCAGTGAAACCTATGGAACCAGTGCCAGAGAAACATATAGAACCAGTGGCAGAGCAACATATTGAACCAGTATCAGAGCAACATATAGAAACATTGCCAGAGCAACATATCGAACCAGTATCAGAGCAACATATAGAAACATTGCCAGAGCAACATATCGAACCAGTGGCAGAGCAACATATGGTACCAGTGGTAGAGCAACATATCGAACCAGTGGTAGAGCAACATATGGTACCAGTGGCAGAGCAACATATGGTACCAGTGCCAGAGCAACATATGGTACCAGTGGTAGAGCAACATATTGAACCAGTAGTACCAGAGCAACATATCGAACCAGTGGTAGAGCAACATATGGTACCAGTGGTAGAGCAACATATGGTACCAGTGGCAGTAGCCACGGAGGCACCACCATGCACAGCTACGACGGCGACAACGACACCGTGTACAGCAACTGTTGTCACGACTACAACGTGTTCAACAACAACTTGTACCACAACAACGCCATGTTCGACAACATccaccacaacaacaactactacaaCCCCCTGCACTACAACAACCACTTGCACTACAACAACCCCCTGCACTACAACAACCACCTGCACTACAACAACCCCCTGCACTACAACTACCACAACAACTACTACAACCCCCTGCACTACAACAAAAGCCACAACAACCTCTTGTACTACAACAGAAGCCACAACAACCTCTTGTACTACAACAAAAGCCACAACAACCTCTTGTACTACAACAGAAGCCACAACAACCGAATGTACTACAACAAAAGCCACTACGAAATCCACAACCGAATGTACTACAACAGAAGCAACAACAACCGAATGTACTACAACAAAATCCACAACCTCTTGTACTACAACAGAAGCCACAACAACCGAATGTACTACAACAAAAGCCACTACGAAATCCACAACCGAATGTACTACAACAGAAGCAACAACAACCGAATGTACTACAACAAAATCCACAACCGAATGTACTACAACAGAAGCCACAACAACCGAATGCACTACGAAATCCACAACCGAATGTACTACAACAGAAGCCACAACAACCGAATGCACTACGAAATCCACAACTGAATGCACTACGAAATCCACAACCGAATGTACTACAACAGAAGCAACAACAACCGAATGTACTACAACAAAATCCACAACCGAATGTACTACAACAGAAGCCACAACAACCGAATGCACTACGAAATCCACAACCAAATGTACTACAACAGAAGCCACAACAACCGAATGCACTACGAAATCCACAACCGAATGTACTACAACAGAAGCCACAACAACCGAATGCACTACGAAATCCACAACTGAATGCACTACGAAATCCACAACCGAATGTACTACAACAGAAGCCACAACAACCGAATGCACTACGAAATCCACAACCGAATGCACTACGAAATCCACAACCGAATGTACTACAACTAAAGCCACTACAACCGAATGCACTACGAAATCCACAACCGAATGTACTACAACAGAAGCCACAACAACCGAATGCACTACGAAATCCACAACCAAATGTACTACAACAGAAGCCACAACAACCGAATGCACTACGAAATCCACAACCGAATGTACTACAGCAAAATCCACAACCGAATGTACTACAACAAAAGCCACAACAACCGAATGCACTACGAAATCCACAACCGAATGTACTACAACAGAAGCCACAACAACCGAATGCACTACGAAATCCACAACCGAATGCACTACGAAATCCACAACCGAATGTACTACAACAGAAGCCACAACAACCGAATGCACTACGAAATCCACAACCGAATGTACTTCAACAAAATCCACATCAACCGAATGTACCACATCGGAGACCACAACTGATTGCTCGACTACATTGGCATCCACAACTTCTTGCTCTTCAACTACTGCCTGTACCGCTACAACTACCAAATGTACGACCACGGCTGTAACACCTTGTGCCAATTCCGCAAATTCCGCCATTGGTGCTCCAGCCCTTCTTCAGCCACCACAGACATTGCAATCGAATATCGATATGTACATGCGTTTTGTGTGCCGTGACAAGCCCAACAACTTCCTTGTAGCCTCTTTGAAGAGTTGCAATCAATACTATATGTGTCAAAATGGTATCGCTTTACCCGTTAGCTGTGGTCGATTGTATTTCAACGCCCTGAAGGGCACTTGCGATTTGCCAGAGAATACTGGATGCATTCAGTCTGCTGCATTCAGACATAATTACTAA